One genomic region from Streptomyces sp. NBC_00582 encodes:
- a CDS encoding transglycosylase domain-containing protein — translation MQLKVPAAFRADETMQLRVSDIPNVPDTSGTPEKARTPKNRRKAPQPSLFARISVALRSRLAPLIVVLGPYVTRVTPYVRKLRPQYPRPGRTDWRRWIPSWRQCLGGLFASMGLSTFFLVVAYAATDIPENLNSYATQQDNVFFWSDGTPMARTGWVQRQAMPLKDIPEDVRWAVLAAENASFYSDPGISVKGISRALFRTIGQGDTQGGSTITQQYVKNVYLNQNQTISRKFTEAMISLKLDNQMSKDDILEGYLNTSWFGRGTYGIQRAAQAYYGKDVGELNASEAAFLASLLKGAGLYDPTLSSANRARAVERWQWTLDRMVEIGKLSKAERATYTKFPEPLKSNPLYDTGEQSDYLVELASQYAKKAGGISDKDFDLGGYQIYTTFDKKREDKLTQAVTDARKKALKDAPKKAKAAHYGAASVASDGRILAVYGGPDHRTQGYNESNATTVPAGTAFLPFVYAAGLENGIHKTREGDTTPINGESLYNGDNKALLTTPEGYYWDRSGKRVAAENDGGRSYGQISLHRALELSVNTPFMQLGMDTGLAKVRETAEASGFLSSSLGAQVPALSLGSSTPSAIRMASGYSTFAADGKHTEPYSVRKITRNGSKVLLDTPKPKQAMRTAVAEEVTSALTDSFRTAHPSDVPTAQSGSTPAGKAGTTDKNTASWYVGTDEKVSTAVVVYRIDLTKSLEPLPLEGIAGTTDDSVPYGIWSGAMSPLG, via the coding sequence CCGGTACACCGGAGAAAGCGCGTACTCCGAAAAACCGTCGCAAAGCCCCCCAACCCTCCCTCTTTGCCCGAATATCCGTGGCTTTGCGGTCCCGTCTGGCCCCCCTGATCGTCGTTCTGGGCCCCTATGTGACTCGTGTCACTCCCTATGTCCGCAAGCTCCGCCCGCAGTACCCCCGCCCCGGCCGTACCGACTGGCGGCGCTGGATACCCTCCTGGCGGCAGTGCCTGGGGGGCCTCTTCGCGTCCATGGGCCTGAGCACCTTCTTCCTCGTCGTCGCCTACGCGGCCACCGACATCCCGGAGAACCTCAACTCCTACGCCACCCAGCAGGACAACGTGTTCTTCTGGTCCGACGGCACGCCCATGGCCCGCACCGGCTGGGTGCAGCGCCAGGCGATGCCGCTGAAGGACATCCCGGAGGACGTCCGCTGGGCGGTCCTCGCGGCCGAGAACGCGAGCTTCTACAGCGACCCCGGCATCTCCGTGAAGGGCATCAGCCGTGCCCTGTTCCGCACGATCGGCCAGGGCGACACCCAGGGCGGCTCGACGATCACGCAGCAGTACGTCAAGAACGTCTACCTGAACCAGAACCAGACGATCAGCCGCAAGTTCACCGAGGCGATGATCTCCCTCAAGCTGGACAACCAGATGAGCAAGGACGACATCCTCGAGGGCTATCTCAACACCAGCTGGTTCGGCCGCGGCACGTACGGCATCCAGCGCGCCGCCCAGGCCTACTACGGCAAGGACGTCGGCGAGCTCAACGCCAGCGAGGCCGCGTTCCTCGCCTCCCTGCTCAAGGGCGCCGGCCTGTACGACCCGACCCTGTCCAGCGCCAACCGCGCCCGTGCCGTCGAGCGCTGGCAGTGGACCCTGGACCGGATGGTCGAGATCGGCAAGCTGTCGAAGGCCGAGCGGGCCACGTACACGAAGTTCCCCGAGCCGCTGAAGAGCAACCCGCTGTACGACACCGGTGAGCAGAGCGACTACCTGGTGGAGCTCGCCTCCCAGTACGCCAAGAAGGCCGGGGGCATCTCCGACAAGGACTTCGACCTCGGCGGCTACCAGATCTACACGACCTTCGACAAGAAGCGCGAGGACAAGCTCACCCAGGCCGTCACCGACGCCCGCAAGAAGGCCCTCAAGGACGCGCCGAAGAAGGCGAAGGCCGCCCACTACGGTGCCGCGTCGGTCGCCTCCGACGGACGGATCCTCGCCGTCTACGGCGGTCCCGACCACCGTACGCAGGGCTACAACGAGTCCAACGCCACCACCGTCCCTGCCGGTACGGCCTTCCTGCCCTTCGTGTACGCCGCCGGTCTGGAGAACGGCATCCACAAGACCCGCGAGGGCGACACCACGCCGATCAACGGCGAGTCGCTCTACAACGGCGACAACAAGGCGCTGCTGACCACCCCCGAGGGCTACTACTGGGACCGCAGCGGCAAGCGGGTCGCCGCCGAGAACGACGGGGGCAGGTCCTACGGGCAGATCTCCCTGCACCGCGCGCTGGAGCTGTCGGTGAACACGCCGTTCATGCAGCTCGGCATGGACACCGGCCTGGCCAAGGTGCGCGAGACCGCGGAGGCCTCCGGCTTCCTGTCGTCCAGCCTCGGCGCCCAGGTGCCCGCGCTGTCCCTGGGCAGCTCCACCCCCAGCGCGATCCGCATGGCGAGCGGCTACTCCACCTTCGCCGCGGACGGCAAGCACACCGAGCCCTACTCGGTGCGGAAGATCACCAGGAACGGCTCCAAGGTCCTGCTGGACACCCCCAAGCCCAAGCAGGCGATGCGCACCGCGGTGGCCGAGGAGGTCACCTCCGCCCTCACCGACTCCTTCCGCACCGCCCACCCGTCCGACGTGCCCACCGCACAGTCCGGGTCCACCCCGGCCGGCAAGGCCGGCACCACCGACAAGAACACCGCCTCCTGGTACGTCGGCACCGACGAGAAGGTGTCCACGGCGGTCGTGGTGTACCGCATCGACCTCACCAAGAGCCTGGAACCACTGCCCCTGGAGGGCATCGCCGGAACCACCGACGACAGCGTCCCGTACGGCATCTGGTCAGGTGCCATGAGCCCGCTCGGCTGA
- a CDS encoding amidase domain-containing protein: MKSRKLSRSRRRITIAGAAAASVVAGAALLPNWSAGAAVVDDPTVDAQTKATFQRLADAVFTDRTDALVTGRQGDREKPLTNGFSGDVKLSAGTARTEDATLSSLGQRKDKLAKAGEKYSKAATTVTLNATRVTGRTAKAAVTETTTLTYANATAGQPKTTGFQAQHELTFKADRHGTWQLTGIADTDQGGLAVNTLSKPTSVKATTADDNPMPNAARAATTRNPVAVPKTGTTYDYKAMAAYAEKYVYTYNKDYPDFNNHTAGGDCTNFVSQSLKAGGWKHVPGYVYDYTKWFGNADIQSDSFVGVNEWSWFAQNSKRTTALANVYQLEVGDVLQMDFDRDGSKDHTMIVTYKANGIPYVTYHSNNTLRRSVASLVASYPNAYYYAYRT, from the coding sequence GTGAAGTCAAGGAAATTGAGCCGTTCGCGGCGTCGCATCACGATAGCCGGGGCGGCCGCCGCCTCGGTCGTCGCGGGAGCGGCGCTCCTGCCGAACTGGTCCGCGGGCGCCGCGGTCGTCGACGACCCCACGGTCGACGCGCAGACGAAGGCCACCTTCCAGCGGCTGGCGGACGCGGTCTTCACCGACCGCACCGACGCCCTGGTCACCGGCAGGCAGGGAGATCGTGAGAAGCCGCTGACCAACGGCTTCTCCGGCGACGTCAAGCTCTCCGCAGGCACGGCCCGCACCGAGGACGCCACCCTGTCCTCGCTGGGCCAGCGCAAGGACAAGCTGGCCAAGGCCGGCGAGAAGTACAGCAAGGCCGCCACCACCGTCACGCTGAACGCCACGCGCGTGACGGGTCGTACGGCCAAGGCCGCGGTCACCGAGACCACGACCCTGACCTACGCCAACGCCACGGCGGGCCAGCCGAAGACCACCGGCTTCCAGGCTCAGCACGAGCTGACCTTCAAGGCCGACCGGCACGGCACCTGGCAGCTCACCGGCATCGCGGACACCGACCAGGGTGGCCTCGCGGTGAACACGCTCTCCAAGCCGACGTCCGTCAAGGCCACCACGGCCGACGACAACCCCATGCCGAACGCGGCGCGCGCGGCGACCACCCGCAACCCGGTCGCCGTGCCGAAGACGGGCACCACGTACGACTACAAGGCCATGGCGGCCTACGCCGAGAAGTACGTGTACACGTACAACAAGGACTACCCGGACTTCAACAACCACACCGCGGGCGGCGACTGCACCAACTTCGTCAGCCAGTCGCTGAAGGCGGGCGGCTGGAAGCACGTCCCCGGCTACGTCTACGACTACACCAAGTGGTTCGGCAACGCCGACATCCAGTCGGACTCGTTCGTCGGCGTCAACGAGTGGTCGTGGTTCGCCCAGAACTCCAAGCGGACCACCGCGCTGGCGAACGTCTACCAGCTCGAGGTCGGCGACGTCCTCCAGATGGACTTCGACCGGGACGGGTCCAAGGACCACACCATGATCGTCACGTACAAGGCCAACGGCATCCCGTACGTGACGTACCACTCCAACAACACGCTCCGCCGGTCGGTGGCGAGCCTCGTCGCGTCGTACCCGAACGCGTACTACTACGCCTACCGCACCTGA
- a CDS encoding DUF4383 domain-containing protein, producing MAAHALHSRRRIRLDDHLPVDHRLNLVYRIGAGLMGLGLVVFGIFGVIDEIGFFDTGGDEVWSLNTNGALSWLSIGVGLLLFVGMVIGGNVASTLNMTLGILFILSGFLNMALLETDYNFLAFKIQNCMLSFVIGILLLVFGMYGRVGSALPHDNPYWRARHPEHAEERDRHREIRENWPPSSPPSSDQVR from the coding sequence ATGGCCGCACACGCACTGCACAGCCGGCGGCGGATCAGGCTCGACGACCACCTGCCCGTCGACCACCGGCTGAACCTGGTCTACCGGATCGGGGCCGGGCTGATGGGCCTGGGGCTCGTCGTCTTCGGGATCTTCGGTGTCATCGACGAGATCGGTTTCTTCGACACCGGCGGGGACGAGGTCTGGAGTCTGAACACCAACGGGGCGCTCAGCTGGCTCTCGATCGGTGTCGGGCTGCTGCTCTTCGTCGGCATGGTGATCGGCGGGAACGTCGCGTCCACGCTGAACATGACCTTGGGGATCCTGTTCATCCTCAGCGGCTTCCTGAACATGGCGCTGCTGGAGACGGACTACAACTTCCTGGCGTTCAAGATCCAGAACTGCATGCTGAGCTTCGTGATCGGGATCCTGCTGCTGGTCTTCGGGATGTACGGCAGGGTCGGTTCCGCACTGCCGCACGACAACCCGTACTGGCGGGCCCGCCACCCCGAGCACGCCGAGGAGCGGGACCGCCATCGGGAAATCAGGGAGAACTGGCCCCCGTCATCGCCCCCGTCGTCCGATCAGGTGCGGTAG